A window of the Brassica oleracea var. oleracea cultivar TO1000 chromosome C1, BOL, whole genome shotgun sequence genome harbors these coding sequences:
- the LOC106298945 gene encoding protein STICHEL-like 2, with product MGETRRHSVDVPITRTLVALRRVRSLRDPCTNSMSKFASLLENVKWETGSNNVGLIPFESYSLMEELQNGCDLHKLSKRVIDTEGDACSTKLASSLGDYSSHVGSPMTSTNHSYNDEDVDYANECNRGCGISSCWSRTPRYRGSSNQSSDVEDHHPLLSSNNESNAVTPRSHETVTSRSLTQKFKPKSFDELVGQEVVAKRLLTTVLRGRITSLNLFHGPRGTGKTSTSKIFAAALNCLSQAPHSTRRPCGLCSECTSYSEIDSVKLNRPSYLRSLIKTASLPPVLSRFKVFIIDECQLLCQETWGTLLNGLENVSQRSIFILVTSELEKLPRNALSRSQKYHFSKVCDVEISRKLVRICEEEGIEFDQEAVDFIASRSDGSLRDAEIMLDQLSLIGKRITTSLAYKLIGVVSDDELLDLLDLALSSDTSNTVIRARELMRSKIDPMQLISQLANVIMDIIAGKCQESSSATRLGFITKHTSEEEIQKLNNALKILSDAEKHLRASKNQTTWLTVALLQLSNTETSSFATNENELCLKSQRNNDVDLSSTSSDCPGDVVKSETEECQEKNGIETVETVWKTVIELCCSDSLKRFLLKRGRLTSLIINKDSGVAIAELEFYTPKHVTRAEKSWKMIADSFQSVLGCNVEIRMNLVISACSPPKSAKAAAASLFFGLFSCSRRILLHTSYLTTTRTDYDYATKEQVVTNSLRSCQGNLLRARSVRSSANASSRMSSASDQGDANSALGDKISEDDADVLCWRRTPLGKGQGETQNNKSSRLMGRVLPCTEAG from the exons ATGGGGGAGACTAGGAGGCATTCTGTAGATGTTCCCATCACAAGAACCCTTGTGGCTCTTAGAAGGGTTCGGTCACTTAGAGATCCTTGCACCAACTCAATGAGCAAGTTTGCTTCTTTGCTCGAAAACGTTAAATGGGAAACTGGTTCCAACAATGTGGGTCTGATTCCTTTTGAATCATACTCATTAATGGAGGAGCTACAGAATGGCTGTGACCTTCACAAGCTGAGCAAAAGGGTGATCGATACTGAAGGAGACGCTTGCTCCACAAAGTTAGCTAGCTCGCTTGGTGATTACAGTAGCCATGTAGGTAGTCCAATGACCTCAACAAATCACAGTTATAACGATGAAGATGTTGATTATGCGAATGAATGCAACCGCGGCTGCGGAATATCCTCTTGCTGGTCAAGAACACCTAGGTACAGAGGATCATCAAACCAGTCCTCAGACGTAGAAGACCATCATCCTCTACTCTCTAGTAACAACGAGAGCAATGCTGTGACACCGAGGAGTCACGAAACTGTTACGTCAAGAAGTCTAACTCAGAAATTCAAACCAAAGTCTTTCGACGAGTTAGTCGGACAAGAAGTTGTAGCCAAACGTCTCTTGACCACCGTTCTGAGAGGAAGAATCACTTCTCTTAACCTCTTCCACGGTCCTCGAGGCACGGGTAAAACATCAACCTCTAAGATATTCGCTGCAGCTTTAAACTGTCTCTCACAGGCACCACATAGTACTAGAAGACCGTGCGGCTTGTGTAGCGAATGCACTTCTTACTCGGAGATAGACTCGGTTAAACTAAACCGGCCTAGCTACCTCAGATCTCTAATCAAAACCGCGTCTCTTCCTCCCGTTTTGTCTAGATTTAAAGTTTTTATAATCGATGAGTGTCAGTTACTATGCCAAGAGACTTGGGGAACTCTCTTGAATGGTTTGGAGAATGTCTCTCAGCGCTCGATTTTTATTCTGGTCACATCAGAGTTAGAGAAGCTGCCGCGTAACGCCCTCTCGCGGTCTCAGAAGTATCATTTCTCTAAAGTGTGCGACGTGGAGATATCGAGAAAGCTGGTAAGGATTTGTGAGGAAGAAGGTATTGAGTTTGATCAAGAAGCTGTTGATTTCATCGCTTCTAGATCTGATGGTTCGCTTCGTGATGCTGAGATAATGCTTGATCAGTTGAGTTTGATTGGTAAAAGAATAACTACGTCTTTGGCCTACAAGCTT ATTGGGGTTGTTTCTGATGATGAGCTGCTTGATTTGCTTGATCTTGCATTGTCTTCTGATACCTCGAACACGGTTATAAGGGCGAGGGAGCTTATGAGGTCTAAGATAGATCCAATGCAGCTTATTTCGCAGCTAGCTAATGTCATTATGGACATTATTGCTGGAAAATGTCAAGAAAGTAGTTCAGCAACCAGACTTGGGTTTATTACAAAGCATACAT CTGAAGAGGAAATACAGAAACTGAATAACGCGTTGAAGATACTGTCTGATGCTGAGAAACACTTGAGAGCATCTAAAAACCAGACAACCTGGCTCACTGTTGCTCTTCTTCAACTTAGCAACACTGAGACTTCTTCTTTTGCTACTAATGAAAATGAATTGTGTTTAAAAAGCCAAAGAAACAATG ATGTAGACCTCTCTAGCACATCATCGGATTGTCCTGGTGATGTCGTCAAATCAGAAACCGAAGAGTGTCAAGAGAAAAACGGTATAGAAACAGTTGAAACTGTGTGGAAAACAGTCATAGAGTTGTGTTGTTCAGATTCACTAAAGAGGTTTTTGTTGAAACGAGGGAGGTTAACTTCTCTTATTATTAACAAAG ATTCAGGTGTGGCAATAGCTGAACTTGAGTTCTACACACCTAAACATGTAACAAGAGCCGAGAAATCATGGAAAATGATTGCAGACTCGTTCCAATCCGTGTTAGGATGCAATGTTGAGATCCGAATGAATCTTGTTATCTCTGCGTGTTCACCACCAAAGAGTGCTAAAGCAGCAGCAGCTAGTCTTTTCTTTGGACTTTTCAGTTGTTCTCGTAGAATATTGCTACACACGTCTTATCTGACTACTACTAGAACAGACTATGATTACGCAACTAAGGAGCAAGTAGTTACAAATTCTCTGAGAAGTTGCCAGGGAAATCTCTTGAGGGCTAGAAGTGTACGTTCTTCAGCCAATGCATCGTCTAGAATGAGCAGTGCGAGTGATCAAGGCGATGCAAATTCTGCTCTAGGTGACAAAAT ATCAGAAGATGACGCTGATGTGTTGTGTTGGAGGAGGACTCCCCTAGGCAAG GGTCAGGGAGAGACGCAGAACAACAAGAGCTCAAGGCTAATGGGCCGTGTCCTTCCCTGCACTGAAGCTGGTTAA
- the LOC106307217 gene encoding uncharacterized protein LOC106307217, giving the protein MKFVIPKLPFALSLFFSLSLLLVFFFAFPLTSLRRPVSSVAVVDEGIRIRQGYKSYEAYIQHQLNKTQNPKLRKVWTTRDWDRKVRVFSTFFQRLSDVGLLSNGSKALSIGARVGQEVAALRLIGVEDSIGLDLVPRPPLVVKGDFHAQPFDAETFDFEFSNVFDHALYPEKFVGEIERTLKPGGVCVIHVSLHGKTDKYSANDLYSVKPLVKLFKRSKVVEVRKIDGFGLDTEVVFRKNKD; this is encoded by the coding sequence ATGAAATTTGTAATTCCGAAACTACCCTTCGCTCTTTCTCTCTTCTTCTCACTCTCTCTCCTCCTTGTCTTCTTCTTCGCCTTCCCGTTAACTTCCCTCCGCCGTCCCGTCTCCTCCGTCGCCGTCGTCGACGAAGGGATACGGATCCGTCAAGGATACAAATCCTACGAGGCTTACATCCAGCACCAGCTCAACAAAACTCAGAACCCAAAGCTACGGAAGGTGTGGACGACGCGCGACTGGGACAGGAAGGTGCGCGTGTTCTCCACCTTCTTCCAGCGCCTCAGCGACGTCGGTCTCCTCTCGAACGGATCGAAAGCGCTCTCGATCGGAGCCCGAGTAGGCCAGGAGGTTGCGGCGCTGAGGCTGATCGGAGTGGAGGACTCCATCGGGTTAGATCTGGTGCCGCGTCCGCCTCTGGTGGTGAAAGGTGACTTCCACGCGCAGCCGTTCGACGCGGAGACGTTCGATTTCGAGTTCTCTAACGTGTTTGATCACGCGCTTTACCCGGAGAAGTTCGTTGGGGAGATCGAACGGACGCTGAAGCCTGGAGGAGTTTGTGTGATACACGTGTCGCTGCACGGGAAGACGGATAAGTACTCGGCGAACGATCTGTATAGTGTGAAACCGTTGGTGAAGCTGTTTAAGAGATCGAAGGTGGTGGAGGTGAGGAAGATCGATGGGTTTGGGCTTGACACGGAGGTTGTTTTTAGAAAGAACAAAGATTAA
- the LOC106307192 gene encoding uncharacterized protein LOC106307192 — MASNEGFLTDEQREMMKVATEIAVNHPPSQKPHSSLLSEHMHKPSATAGGGKAYGGSNAVKHRRSHAGKSVRAKKDGCGGKGTWGKLIDIDADYHIDRNDPNYDSGEEPFELVGATVSDPLDDYKKAVASIIDEYFSTGDVDVAAADLIELGSSEYHPYFIKRLVSVSMDRHDKEKEMASVLLSSLYTDVINPNHIRDGFVLLLESADDFVVDIPDAVNVLALFLARAVVDDILPPAFLPRASKALPVSSKGYQVVQTAEKSYLSAAHHAELVERRWGGMTRTSVEEVKKKIADILKEYMETGDAYEACRCIRELGVSFFHHEVVKRALISGMESDAAEPLVLILLKEAASENLISSSQMVKGFSRLRESLDDLALDIPSAKTKFDLIVPKAISGGWLDASFSDPSGESGRQEMEDEKLKRFKEEVVTIIHEYFNSDDIPELIRSLEDLGAAEYNPIFLKKLVTLALDRKNREKEMASVLLSSLHIEMFTTEDVADGFVMLLESAEDTALDILDASNELALFLARAVIDDVLAPYSLEEISSRLVPNSSGTETVKMARSLIFARHAGERLLRCWGGGTGWAVEDAKDKILNLLEEYESSGLVSEACKCIRELGMPFFNHEVVKKALVMAMEKKKDKIVVELLQESFGEGLITINQMTKGFTRVKDGLEDLALDIPNAKEKFSEYVEHAKKNGWVSSSFLTSLTEDAKLG, encoded by the exons ATGGCGTCAAATGAAGGGTTTCTAACAGATGAGCAGAGAGAGATGATGAAAGTTGCAACCGAGATTGCAGTGAATCATCCCCCCTCGCAAAAGCCTCACTCGTCTTTGCTTTCAGAGCATATGCACAAACCATCTGCTACTGCTGGTGGTGGGAAAGCTTATGGTGGCTCGAATGCTGTGAAACATAGAAGGTCTCACGCCGGCAAGTCTGTCCGTGCAAAGAAAG ATGGGTGTGGTGGGAAAGGAACTTGGGGGAAACTTATTGACATTGATGCAGACTATCATATTGACAGGAATGATCCAAACTATGACAGCGGAGAG GAACCGTTCGAGCTTGTTGGTGCAACTGTTTCAGACCCGTTAGATGATTACAAGAAAGCTGTGGCTTCCATCATCGATGAATACTTCAGCACTGGCGACGTTGACGTGGCAGCAGCTGATCTCATTGAGCTTGGCTCAAGTGAATATCATCCTTACTTCATCAAGCGTCTCGTTTCCGTCTCCATGGACAGGCATGACAAAGAGAAGGAAATGGCCTCAGTCTTGCTCTCCTCGCTGTATACTGACGTCATCAACCCGAACCATATTAGAGACGGATTCGTCCTGCTGCTCGAGTCGGCTGATGACTTTGTGGTGGATATACCCGATGCTGTCAATGTCCTTGCCTTGTTCCTTGCACGTGCTGTTGTTGATGACATACTCCCTCCGGCTTTTCTCCCTAGAGCAAGCAAGGCGCTTCCGGTATCTTCCAAAGGCTACCAGGTTGTTCAAACTGCGGAGAAAAGCTATCTATCAGCAGCACACCACGCGGAGCTGGTTGAGAGAAGATGGGGTGGGATGACTCGAACCTCTGTTGAGGAAGTCAAGAAGAAGATCGCTGACATTTTGAAGGAGTACATGGAGACCGGAGACGCTTACGAGGCGTGTCGCTGCATCAGGGAGCTGGGCGTGTCTTTCTTCCATCACGAGGTTGTGAAGAGGGCTTTGATCTCCGGCATGGAGAGCGACGCAGCGGAGCCGCTTGTGTTGATTCTGCTCAAGGAAGCAGCTTCGGAGAATCTGATAAGCTCTAGTCAAATGGTGAAGGGGTTCTCCAGGTTAAGGGAAAGCCTCGATGATCTTGCTCTTGACATTCCTTCGGCTAAAACCAAATTTGATTTGATCGTGCCAAAGGCTATTTCTGGCGGTTGGCTTGATGCTTCGTTTAGTGACCCTTCTGGTGAAAGTGGGCGGCAGGAGATGGAGGATGAGAAACTCAAGCGGTTCAAGGAAGAGGTTGTGACCATCATTCATGAGTACTTCAACTCCGATGACATACCTGAGCTCATACGCAGTCTTGAGGACTTGGGAGCGGCCGAGTACAACCCGATCTTTCTAAAGAAGCTTGTGACACTTGCTCTGGACAGGAAGAATCGCGAGAAAGAGATGGCGTCTGTTCTCCTCTCATCTCTTCACATCGAGATGTTCACCACGGAAGACGTTGCAGATGGTTTCGTCATGCTCTTGGAGTCTGCAGAAGACACAGCTCTTGACATCCTGGATGCTTCCAACGAGCTTGCTCTCTTCCTAGCTAGAGCTGTGATCGATGATGTTTTAGCACCGTATAGCCTCGAGGAGATCTCTAGCAGACTAGTACCAAACTCGAGCGGGACCGAAACAGTTAAGATGGCTAGGTCACTCATCTTTGCACGCCATGCAGGAGAGAGGCTTCTACGTTGCTGGGGAGGTGGGACCGGATGGGCAGTGGAGGACGCTAAAGACAAGATCCTGAATCTTTTAGAGGAATATGAAAGCTCAGGGCTGGTGTCAGAAGCTTGCAAGTGCATCCGTGAGCTAGGCATGCCTTTCTTCAACCACGAGGTGGTGAAGAAGGCGCTGGTCATGGCCATGGAGAAGAAGAAGGACAAGATAGTGGTGGAGCTTCTCCAGGAGAGTTTCGGTGAAGGGCTGATCACCATAAACCAGATGACGAAAGGGTTCACTAGAGTCAAAGACGGGCTTGAAGATCTTGCTTTAGACATCCCAAACGCGAAGGAGAAGTTCAGTGAGTATGTGGAGCATGCGAAGAAGAATGGTTGGGTCTCGTCTTCGTTTTTAACTTCCCTTACCGAAGATGCTAAGCTAGGCTAA